The sequence below is a genomic window from Brevibacillus agri.
TATTCTCGTTAATAAAAATACAAAAGTAATTACACAAGGGATTACCGGTGCAACAGGTTTGTTCCACACTCGCGGAGCCGTTGAATACGGTACACAAATGGTTGGCGGCGTGACTCCAGGTAAAGGCGGAACCGAAGTAGACGGTATTCCAATTTTCAACACCGTAGCAGAAGCGGTAGAAAAAACAGGCGCAAATGCTTCCGTTATCTACGTTGCTCCTCCTTTTGCTGCTGACGCGATCATGGAAGCGGTTGACGCTGAACTGGATCTGGTCATCTGCATCACCGAAGGTATTCCTGTCCTCGACATGGTAAAAGTAAAACGTTACATGGAAGGCAAGAAAACCAAGCTGATCGGACCTAACTGCCCAGGCGTTATCACTCCAGGCGAGTGCAAAATCGGCATCATGCCAGGCTACATTCACACCCCTGGTAAAGTGGGTATCGTATCCCGCTCCGGTACCTTGACTTATGAAGCTGTACATCAAACTTCCACTCGCGGCATCGGTCAATCCACTGCTGTAGGTATCGGTGGCGACCCTGTAAAAGGGATGGAGTTCATCGATGTACTGAAAATGTTCAACGAAGACCCAGACACTGAAGCCGTTATCATGATCGGTGAAATCGGCGGTACGGCGGAAGAAGAAGCGGCTGAATGGATCGCGGCGAACATGAAAAAACCAGTGGTAGGCTTCATTGGCGGACAAACTGCTCCTCCAGGAAAACGCATGGGCCACGCTGGTGCGATCATCTCCGGCGGTAAAGGTACAGCCGCTGAGAAAATCGCGAAGCTCGAAGAGTGCGGCGTTCGCGTAGCGAAAACGCCAGCAGTAATCGGTGAAACACTGGTAGAACTGCTGAAAGAGCGCGGCATGCTGGAGAAAGTGTTGAACAAGTAATCGTTTTGATAGCAGAAGTGGACAGGCAGATGCTTGTCCACTTTTTCTTTTTTTGAAAGAGGCCGCTGTCTTTCGCTACAATAGCACTCGAAGCCGTCCAAGGTAACGCTTGGAATGCAAGGAGGGTGTTTGATGGGCAAACCGCAAATCAGTGAGCGAGATTGGCTGTATGTACTGGCGATGACACCGGGGTTGGGACGTCGAACAATCAGGAAAATTAGCGAAACAGCAGGGTCTTTTCAGAATGCTGTCGATCATTGGCTTTTGATCGGGGAAGAGTTGGG
It includes:
- the sucD gene encoding succinate--CoA ligase subunit alpha, with the translated sequence MSILVNKNTKVITQGITGATGLFHTRGAVEYGTQMVGGVTPGKGGTEVDGIPIFNTVAEAVEKTGANASVIYVAPPFAADAIMEAVDAELDLVICITEGIPVLDMVKVKRYMEGKKTKLIGPNCPGVITPGECKIGIMPGYIHTPGKVGIVSRSGTLTYEAVHQTSTRGIGQSTAVGIGGDPVKGMEFIDVLKMFNEDPDTEAVIMIGEIGGTAEEEAAEWIAANMKKPVVGFIGGQTAPPGKRMGHAGAIISGGKGTAAEKIAKLEECGVRVAKTPAVIGETLVELLKERGMLEKVLNK